A section of the Numida meleagris isolate 19003 breed g44 Domestic line chromosome 16, NumMel1.0, whole genome shotgun sequence genome encodes:
- the SEC16A gene encoding protein transport protein Sec16A isoform X1, whose amino-acid sequence MQQPPQTVPAGAAAPPPAGIARNTYWRSAALGKRANATAAPVQPVTDPFAFGRQTPQGSPLDNPPKGNASVMQSSSPAVFPQPAVMHASPSHAGDNPHGLHPSSSAPMSQPGINSSTFSNVPIPAPSPGYVTNSATEMHPNADLGLHGSAVPSHYNAALENSFSVHPGMVSMSNNPGGRQDVNRDVSDVPSGPAAAALYPPPPQQPVSQWRPVQGNLQSPVRNFVPYPEPPPQTDAHNISQSSVSASHPPPPTNLHHGLVHQGIAQNAVQAPLSVGCENNGKNGSANSGHHMNSIQPGNVFRQNTEMTNAWLNQPYQEQFYPQPPLQGSSSAIPAAQENNLKKQSPGMSEASNRAVPTDQDSGTLSMFFKGDEAENEEILSSEKNYMIEKTEFACQPHSSPLYHQPVHPQRVPANVLSQAQIGTGSVNEMVQKGMDVQYFPKILSQQEAQAAKQSMFVSDDKAGAGDAPGNGGSQYENVENLECIQNQEVLPSEPRNMNASSPSAHPDLYRYGSLAGQMLPKNAVVSHAEGGPNLEAPDSLAHPVRPDSVSSNYSNISHRSASSSARPQEQIGTFIQQESGKPDEESSARFFKQIDSSPLGDDSSEINPNKSYHGNLSQPPTPSPPKPTGVFQTSANSSFEPVRSHGVGIKPAEIDQAKMVVELRENHPNQKNTKKSTAMPAASPGNLEQPPDNLETIFMPQVYPLPLAVTGEAGNMLHSGPVTENMQSFSERRSSTRAQGAIKKCDSPATTLWAHNELPNFGGNVLLAPAAPAVYVPAKQTVEVIQPPEEGLSNQQPNKPGSIAVQPSQDGSISSENLENPPKMGEEEALQSQASSGYASLLSSPPTESLQNQPILIAQPNQSYNLAQPINFSISLSNQLSSNENSQPMKDSGVGDKPSIGPQTSHAGGIISGENALLPVMQVGSLLANAPPNSNLLKHNVLQSPVNSSDVASNQPANLLMKTPSNLAPEGQKNVNFEGFVPEFASKSGANSSISPGMNLPSGNTNALLPPVNSVVQTKNSVNRSNSKEEAAGVLDFTVSRTLEKSSASNSVQVHNQLLSGGPVYPQQPVGSAGQVGPEVRDKQHFYQQVTKDVQHQAVPDRAVQGALPSQPQMQAAQMPTSSGQSSVSSNYQTAAGTKGVQTSQQCENQELRNQEASPAQLPSPDKQPGSGQPSGAPAPTAPTTSSQPVLPSTQQDLQRPPLPQTPQDAFGPPQNPYYYYRHPYDAYQPPYPPPYPPPDPRTTAHLYYLEDSYGQYDPRYRYYDSSSTAYMEPGSYRYSEPERPSSRASHCSDRPSSRQGYPEDYYAKTGWSDYYPGYYPSTYDYGDPSRWERYSSAYDPRYRDPRSYDQRYLYDGEHNPYQKREAYPYGNRHDRYEDRWRYDPRFTGSFDDETEPHRDPYGDEFDRRSVHSEHSGHSLRSSHSVHSHRSSFSSRSQQSQLYRSNHDLTANAYETTAQAVSLHTDYPYGGYAPNFDGQQPFTDYGYPTETGWSAVERAPLRPSTPEKFSVPHLCARFGPGGFLIKVLPNLPSEGQPALVEIHSMETMLQHSPEQEEMRAFPGPLAKDDTHKVDVINFAQNKATQCFKNETLIDKESASLLWDFIVLLCRQNGTVVGTDLAELLLRDHKTVWLPGKSPNEANLIDFTNEALEQVEEESGEAQLSFLTDSLITTIDSLEKETERFRELLLYGRKKDALESAMKHGLWGHALLLASKMDNRTHARVMTRFANSLPINDPLQTVYQLMSGRMPAASTCCGDEKWGDWRPHLAMVLSNLTNNVDLESRTIATMGDTLASKGLLDAAHFCYLMAQVGFGVYTRKTTKLVLIGSNHSLPFLKFATNEAIQRTEAYEYAQSLGTQPGCLPNFQVFKFIYACRLAEMGLAAQAFHYCEVISRTVLKDPHYYSPVLIGQLIQMSSQLRLFDPQIKEKPDQESFVEPSWLVRLRHVDGQIKEGTIAYNTDRSTPQQYPCSTPSSELDHTSQYDGAGVGHDMGPGAENALLASLLPSMAQQMQSVQLMPSAPQAILDGSAAGIPPGDQEAVQSVPFYPVASQSIGPGPGFAPPGFSNQYGAEPSPLYLGSTLPPGGPPQETEPREEEQTNLETGMQRIASESPSQNSFPEQREEDFYSRMARMAPERRSRSASQSSAHMGYGRRSRTTSESSAHSVGRERSNSAAKQPSPSPPVPAGKETKKDVKKEPATRKTGANWFRWLMGKGKNEAHLPDDKNKSIVWDEQKQRWVNLDEPEEESKPPPPPPTGFPKVPQTAPSGPGGPPSAPVNMFSRRAAGSRARYVDVLNPGGTKSSGAVPAPSDLFAPLAPMPIPANVFVPNAVPGDPQPMEGSSAAEHTPAANQTNTDPSAAVDQEYLNAAILPPGSGLPVSSPDSFQPGELSRSSSMSSLSREVSQHFNQPAPVPPSGEPSAGAVQFYNPSQFAQSPAVTGSSRPGRIGQRKYPTLK is encoded by the exons ATGCAGCAGCCTCCACAGACTgttccagcaggagcagcagctccacctCCTGCAGGCATTGCTCGGAACACGTACTGGAGAAGCGCAGCGCTCGGTAAACGAGCAAATGCAACAGCTGCCCCAGTGCAGCCTGTGACAGACCCTTTTGCCTTCGGCAGACAAACTCCACAGGGTTCCCCTTTAGATAATCCACCCAAGGGCAATGCATCGGTTATGCAAAGTTCTTCCCCAGCGGTGTTTCCGCAGCCAGCCGTTATGCATGCTTCGCCGTCACACGCAGGGGACAATCCTCACGGACTGCATCCGTCTTCGTCAGCTCCTATGTCTCAACCAGGAATAAATAGCAGTACGTTTTCTAATGTTCCAATTCCTGCACCATCCCCGGGATATGTTACAAATAGCGCTACAGAAATGCATCCAAATGCAGATCTCGGACTCCATGGGTCTGCAGTACCATCGCATTATAATGCAGCACTTGAAAATTCTTTCAGTGTGCATCCTGGAATGGTGTCTATGTCAAACAATCCTGGAGGTAGGCAAGATGTTAACAGAGATGTGAGCGACGTTCCTTCCGGGCCCGCTGCGGCAGCACTCTACCCTCCACCTCCTCAGCAGCCCGTGTCTCAGTGGAGACCTGTTCAAGGTAACCTGCAGTCTCCGGTTCGAAATTTTGTGCCCTATCCTGAGCCACCTCCTCAGACTGATGCTCATAACATTTCCCAGTCTTCTGTTAGCGCTTCTCATCCTCCTCCGCCGACAAATTTACACCATGGTCTTGTACATCAAGGAATTGCACAGAATGCTGTGCAAGCGCCTTTATCTGTTGGTTgtgaaaataatgggaaaaatgGCTCTGCAAATAGCGGGCATCACATGAACAGCATCCAGCCTGGAAATGTGTTTAGACAGAACACAGAAATGACTAATGCTTGGTTAAATCAACCTTACCAGGAGCAGTTTTACCCACAGCCACCATTGCAAGGCTCCAGTTCTGCCATTCCCGCAGCTCAGGAAAATAACCTCAAGAAACAGTCTCCAGGTATGTCTGAAGCATCCAATAGAGCTGTTCCCACAGACCAAGACTCAGGAACCCTTTCCATGTTTTTCAAAGGGGAtgaggcagaaaatgaagaaatactttcatctgaaaaaaactACATGATTGAGAAAACTGAGTTTGCTTGTCAACCACATTCGTCACCCTTGTATCACCAGCCAGTGCATCCTCAGCGGGTTCCAGCTAACGTTCTGTCTCAGGCACAGATTGGTACAGGTTCAGTCAACGAGATGGTACAAAAAGGAATGGATGTTCAGTATTTTCCTAAAATTCTAAGTCAGCAGGAGGCGCAGGCTGCTAAGCAATCTATGTTTGTTAGTGATGACAAAGCAGGTGCGGGTGATGCACCTGGCAATGGTGGGTCACAGTATGAAAATGTAGAGAACCTGGAGTGCATACAGAACCAAGAAGTGCTGCCAAGTGAGCCACGTAACATGAATGCTTCATCCCCTTCTGCTCACCCTGATCTGTACAGATACGGATCCTTAGCAGGTCAGATGCTTCCGAAGAATGCTGTTGTGAGCCATGCTGAAGGAGGACCAAATTTGGAGGCACCTGATTCATTAGCTCATCCTGTCCGACCGGACAGTGTGTCTTCAAACTACAGCAACATTAGCCATAGGAGCGCTTCTAGCTCAGCAAGACCTCAAGAGCAAATTGGTACGTTTATTCAGCAAGAAAGTGGGAAGCCCGATGAAGAATCTTCTGCTCGCTTCTTTAAGCAGATAGACTCTTCTCCTTTGGGAGATGATTCAAGTGAGATAAATCCAAACAAGAGCTACCATGGTAACCTGTCCCAGCCTCCAACTCCAAGTCCTCCTAAGCCTACGGGAGTATTTCAGACAAGTGCAAATAGCTCTTTTGAACCCGTGAGGTCCCACGGAGTTGGTATAAAACCCGCAGAAATTGACCAAGCAAAAATGGTGGTTGAATTGAGAGAGAACCACCCAAACCAGAAGAACACCAAGAAGAGTACAGCTATGCCTGCTGCATCACCAGGCAATCTTGAACAGCCACCAGATAACCTGGAAACTATTTTCATGCCTCAGGTATACCCTCTGCCTCTTGCAGTCACCGGTGAAGCTGGAAATATGTTGCACTCTGGACCTGTTACAGAAAACATGCAATCTTTCTCTGAGAGAAGGTCCTCTACAAGAGCTCAGGGAGCAATTAAGAAGTGTGATAGCCCAGCAACAACTCTGTGGGCTCACAATGAGTTACCTAATTTTGGAGGGAATGTTCTTctagctcctgctgctcctgcagtttATGTACCTGCCAAACAAACTGTAGAAGTCATTCAGCCACCAGAAGAAGGCCTGTCTAATCAGCAGCCGAATAAACCAGGGAGTATTGCTGTGCAGCCTTCCCAAGATGGAAGTAtatcttctgaaaatcttgaGAATCCTCCCAAAATGGGAGAGGAAGAGGCACTTCAGTCTCAGGCAAGTTCTGGTTATGCAAGTTTGTTGTCTTCTCCACCTACGGAGTCTTTGCAAAATCAGCCTATCCTAATTGCTCAGCCTAATCAAAGTTATAACTTGGCTCAGCcaattaatttttctatttctctatCTAATCAGCTaagcagcaatgaaaacagTCAGCCAATGAAGGATTCTGGGGTTGGGGACAAGCCTTCAATTGGTCCCCAAACATCGCATGCTGGTGGAATCATCTCTGGGGAAAATGCACTGTTGCCTGTGATGCAAGTTGGATCTCTATTGGCTAATGCTCCTCCAAATAGTAATCTGTTAAAACATAATGTATTACAAAGCCCTGTTAATTCCTCTGATGTTGCCTCTAATCAGCCTGCAAACTTGCTCATGAAAACACCATCTAATTTAGCTCCCGAAGGGCAAAAGAATGTTAATTTTGAAGGTTTTGTTCCTGAATTTGCTAGCAAGTCAGGGGCTAATTCATCCATCTCTCCTGGGATGAATCTTCCCAGTGGAAATACAAATGCACTGCTTCCACCTGTTAATTCTGTAGTACAGACCAAAAATTCTGTAAATCGTTCAAATAGCAAAGAAGAAGCTGCTGGAGTGCTTGATTTTACAGTGTCACGGACGTTGGAGAAAAGCAGTGCGAGTAATTCCGTACAAGTGCATAATCAGTTGCTTTCTGGTGGCCCGGTGTATCCTCAACAGCCAGTTGGCAGTGCTGGTCAAGTGGGTCCTGAGGTGCGTGACAAACAACATTTCTATCAACAGGTGACAAAAGATGTACAGCATCAGGCTGTGCCAGACAGAGCTGTACAGGGAGCGTTGCCATCCCAACCACAAATGCAGGCAGCTCAGATGCCAACATCTTCTGGGCAGTCCTCAGTTTCTTCAAACTACCAGACTGCTGCAGGGACTAAAGGCGTGCAGACGTCACAGCAGTGTGAGAACCAGGAGCTGAGGAACCAAGAGGCAAGTCCAGCACAGCTGCCAAGCCCTGATAAGCAGCCTGGTTCTGGACAGCCATCAGGTGCACCGGCTCCCACGGCTCCTACAACCAGCAGTCAGCCAGTCCTGCCAAGTACGCAGCAAGACCTGCAGCGTCCACCCCTGCCTCAGACTCCTCAGGATGCCTTTGGTCCTCCTCAGAACCCTTACTACTACTACAGGCATCCTTACGATGCTTACCAGCCTCCATATCCACCACCTTATCCTCCTCCAGATCCCAGAACAACAGCCCATCTGTATTACCTG GAGGATAGCTATGGACAGTATGACCCACGGTACAGGTACTACGatagcagcagcactgcttacATGGAGCCTGGGAGCTATCGGTATTCTGAGCCTGAACGTCCTAGTTCCAGAGCTAGTCACTGCTCTGATAGGCCTTCTTCTAG ACAAGGATATCCTGAAGATTATTATGCAAAAACTGGATGGAGTGATTATTATCCGGGCTATTACCCGAGCACATATGATTATGGAG ATCCAAGTCGTTGGGAACGTTACTCATCTGCGTATGACCCCAGATACAGAGATCCTAGAAGTTATGATCAGAGGTATTTGTATGATGGTGAACACAACCCTTACCAGAAGAGAGAAGCGTATCCATATGGCAACAG acATGACCGGTATGAAGATCGTTGGAGATACGATCCTCGTTTTACTGGGAGCTTTGATGATGAAACTGAGCCTCACAGAGATCCTTATGGCGATGAGTTCGATAGGCGCAGCGTTCACAGCGAGCATTCTGGTCACAGTCTGCGGAGCTCGCACAGTGTACACAGCCACCGGAGCAGCTTCAGCTCTCGCTCCCAACAA AGCCAGCTGTATAGAAGTAACCACGACTTAACGGCTAACGCGTATGAAACTACTGCACAGGCAGTGTCGCTGCACACAGATTACCCGTATGGTGGATACGCTCCTAACTTTGATGGACAGCAGCCTTTTACAGATTATGGCTACCCGACTGAAACTGGATGGTCAGCTGTCGAGCGAG cGCCCTTGAGGCCCTCCACGCCTGAGAAATTTTCAGTGCCTCATCTGTGTGCTAGGTTTGGTCCCGGGGGCTTCTTAATAAAAGTGCTGCCAAACCTGCCTTCAGAAGGACAGCCAGCCCTGGTTGAAATACACAGCATGGAG ACTATGTTGCAACATTCTCCAGAGCAAGAAGAGATGAGAGCTTTTCCTGGTCCTCTTGCCAA agatgacaCCCACAAAGTGGATGTTATTAATTTTGCACAAAATAAAGCTAcgcagtgttttaaaaatgaaactttgaTCGACAAAGAATCTGCAAGTCTGCTTTGGGACTTCATTGTACTTCTGTGCAGGCAGAACGGG ACTGTTGTGGGAACAGACCTGGCCGAACTTTTGCTCCGAGATCATAAAACAGTATGGCTTCCTGGGAAGTCCCCTAACGAAGCAAATTTAATTGATTTCACTAATGAGGCTTTGGAACAAGTAGAAGAGGAATCTGGTGAAGCCCAGCTCTCGTTTCTCACTGATAGTCTTATAACTACAATTGACAGTcttgagaaagaaacagagagattCAGAGAGTTGCTGCTTTATGGCCGTAAGAAG GATGCTTTGGAATCAGCCATGAAGCATGGCTTATGGGGCCATGCTCTGCTACTTGCCAGCAAGATGGACAATAGAACGCATGCGAGAGTTATGACCAG GTTTGCCAACAGTCTCCCAATTAATGACCCTCTGCAGACTGTTTACCAGCTCATGTCTGGAAGGATGCCAGCTGCGTCCACG TGCTGTGGAGATGAGAAATGGGGAGACTGGAGGCCACATCTAGCAATGGTGTTATCCAACTTGACTAATAACGTGGACTTGGAATCCAGGACCATTGCTACCATGGGAGACACTCTTG CTTCTAAAGGCCTGCTGGATGCTGCTCACTTTTGTTACCTTATGGCCCAAGTTGGTTTCGGAGTTTACACAAGGAAGACGACAAAGCTTGTCCTAATTGGATCGAATCATAG CTTGCCATTTTTGAAGTTTGCCACCAATGAAGCTATTCAGAGAACAGAAGCCTATGAATATGCACAGTCGCTGGGAACTCAGCCTGGCTGCTTGCCCAATTTCCAG GTTTTCAAATTCATCTATGCTTGCCGACTAGCTGAGATGGGACTTGCTGCTCAGGCTTTCCATTATTGTGAAGTGATTTCCAGAACTGTCCTTAAAGATCCACATTACTATTCACCTGTACTTATTGGCCAGCTGATCCAG ATGTCATCGCAGCTGCGCCTGTTTGATCCACAGATAAAAGAGAAACCAGACCAGGAATCCTTTGTTGAACCTTCATGGTTAGTAAGGCTTCGACATGTGGATGGACAGATCAAG gAGGGTACAATAGCTTATAACACAGACAGATCCACGCCACAGCAGTACCCATGTAGCACGCCAAGCTCTGAATTAGACCATACCAGTCAATATGATGGAGCAGGAGTTGGCCATGACATGGGTCCAGGTGCTGAAAATGCATTGTTAGCATCCTTACTGCCCAGTATGGCTCAACAGATGCAAAGCGTGCAGCTGATGCCTTCAG CACCTCAGGCTATACTTGATGGGTCAGCAGCTGGGATTCCACCTGGTGACCAGGAGGCTGTCCAAAGTGTCCCTTTCTATCCCGTGGCTTCTCAGTCTATTGGCCCAGGACCTGGCTTTGCACCTCCAGGATTTTCCAATCAGTATGGAGCTGAACCATCACCGCTGTATTTAGGGTCAACACTGCCACCAGGAGGGCCACCACAAGAAACTGAACCACGGGAAGAAGAGCAGACGAACCTGGAAACAG gaATGCAGAGAATTGCTTCAGAGTCTCCGTCACAAAACTCTTTCCCTgaacagagagaggaagatTTCTACAGCAGAATGGCTAgaatg GCACCAGAACGAAGATCCAGATCTGCATCTCAGTCTTCAGCACATATG GGCTATGGACGAAGATCCCGAACAACTTCAGAGTCCTCTGCTCATTCTGTGGGACGAGAGAGATCTAACTCTGCAGCAAAAcagccatctccttcccctcctgttcctgcagggaaagagactaagaaagatgtgaaaaaagAGCCAGCAACTAGAAAG aCTGGTGCAAACTGGTTTCGCTGGCtaatgggaaaaggaaagaatgaagctCACCTTCCAGATGACAAGAACAAATCG ATTGTTTGGGATGAACAGAAGCAGCGCTGGGTTAATTTGGATGAACCAGAAGAAGAG agcaagcctccaccaccacctccaaCAGGATTTCCCAAAGTTCCTCAGACTGCTCCATCTGGGCCTGGAGGCCCACCTAGTGCCCCTGTCAACATGTTCTCTAGGAGAGCAG CAGGAAGCAGAGCCCGTTACGTTGATGTTCTGAATCCAGGTGGAACCAAGTCAAGCGGTGCTGTTCCTGCACCATCAGACCTATTTGCTCCACTGGCACCAATGCCAATTCCTGCAAATGTGTTTGTTCCAAACGCAG TTCCAGGGGATCCTCAGCCAATGGAAGGGAGCAGTGCAGCAGAACACACACCAGCtgcaaaccaaaccaacaccgatccttctgcagctgttgATCAAGAG tatttAAACGCTGCAATCCTTCCACCTGGATCTGGGCTTCCTGTTTCCAGCCCTGACAGCTTCCAACCAGGCGAG CTTTCGCGCTCTAGTTCAATGAGTTCATTATCACGTGAAGTAAGCCAGCATTTTAATCAG CCTGCCCCTGTGCCGCCTTCGGGGGAGCCCTCAGCAGGAGCAGTACAGTTCTACAATCCTTCTCAATTTGCACAA TCTCCTGCAGTCACTGGAAGTTCAAGGCCGGGAAGAATTGGGCAGAGAAAGTATCCGACGTTGAAGTAG